In one window of Thermodesulfobacteriota bacterium DNA:
- the secG gene encoding preprotein translocase subunit SecG: protein MSILITLIHVIVCILLIVIILLQAGKGAGMGAAFGGGGSQTLFGSTGGTSFLAKLTAGAAIIFMLTCLTLAYTSATRKSESILTDEPAPVSQPAEKAPAAPQPPAASE, encoded by the coding sequence ATGAGTATTCTGATAACCCTCATTCATGTGATTGTCTGTATCCTGCTGATTGTGATCATCCTGCTCCAGGCCGGAAAAGGAGCGGGCATGGGCGCGGCTTTCGGCGGCGGTGGCAGCCAGACCCTTTTCGGCAGCACCGGCGGCACGTCCTTCCTGGCCAAGCTGACGGCGGGCGCCGCCATTATTTTCATGCTGACCTGCCTGACCCTGGCCTATACGTCGGCCACGCGGAAATCCGAATCCATTCTGACGGATGAGCCGGCGCCGGTAAGCCAGCCGGCGGAGAAAGCGCCCGCGGCGCCACAGCCACCGGCCGCGTCAGAATAG